One genomic window of Mauremys mutica isolate MM-2020 ecotype Southern chromosome 5, ASM2049712v1, whole genome shotgun sequence includes the following:
- the FGL1 gene encoding fibrinogen-like protein 1 gives MYSYSIFLRMKILTLFNFILANCLIMATGNSTLQSCFQEQLRLKAQVRLLEYRVKQQQVKIVRLLQEKEIQYRDDGDENSVIDLGEKRQYADCAEIYNDGHKRSGFYKMKPFQSPSEFLAYCDMSEGGGWTVFQRRSDGSQKFDRVWADYEQGFGNFVLRNGEYWLGNKNLHYLTNQGNYTLRIDLSDFEGERRFAQYKSFKVADEESSYQLSCGEYSGTAGDSLTGGFHPEVKWWADHRGMKFSTQDRDNDNYEGNCAEEDTAGWWFNRCHTSNLNGVYYKGPYTAKTDNGIVWYTWHGWWYSLKSVVMKVRPADFEPNVV, from the exons ACTCTACAGAGTTGTTTTCAAGAGCAGCTGAGGCTCAAGGCCCAGGTGAGACTTCTGGAGTATCGTGTGAAACAGCAGCAGGTAAAAATTGTGCGGCTCTTACAGGAGAAGGAGATTCAATATCGTGACGATGGAGATGAAAACAGTGTTATTGACCTGGGAGAAAAAAGACAATACGCAG ATTGTGCAGAGATCTACAACGATGGACATAAACGCAGTGGATTTTACAAGATGAAACCTTTCCAGAGCCCTAGTGAGTTCCTTGCCTACTGTGACATGTCAGAAGGGGGAGGCTGGACTGTTTTTCAGAGACGTTCTGATGGCAGCCAGAAATTTGATAG aGTCTGGGCTGACTATGAACAAGGTTTTGGAAATTTTGTTTTGAGAAATGGTGAATACTGGCTTGGAAATAAAAATCTTCACTATCTCACCAATCAAG GAAACTATACCCTAAGAATCGATCTCTCTGATTTCGAAGGAGAGCGGCGATTTGCACAATATAAAAGCTTCAAAGTTGCTGATGAAGAG AGCTCATACCAGCTGAGCTGTGGAGAATACTCTGGCACAGCTGGTGACTCCCTTACTGGGGGGTTTCACCCTGAAGTAAAATGGTGGGCTGATCACCGCGGAATGAAATTTAGTACACAAGACAGAGACAATGACAACTATGAAGGGAACTGTGCTGAGGAGGACACAGCTGGCTGGTGGTTTAACAG GTGTCACACTTCCAACCTGAACGGTGTGTACTACAAAGGACCTTATACAGCAAAGACAGACAATGGAATTGTTTGGTACACATGGCATGGGTGGTGGTATTCTCTGAAATCTGTTGTCATGAAGGTCAGACCAGCAGACTTTGAACCCAATGTTGTTTAA